The sequence ACAGGCGGGTGCCACAGGCCAAACTCCGGGTGAAGCGAGGCGACGGCCTTCTCGTAGCCGCTTGTCCCGGTGTAATCGAAGATCATAAGCTGCGCCCCCGGGGCCGCGACCGTGCGGAGGGCTTTCAATGCCGCCGCCTGATCGGAAATGGCATACAGCACATTGAACATCGTGATGCCGTCGAACGGCCCGTCCGGCAGGCTTTGCGCATCGGTCAGGTCTGCTGTCGCAAAAGTACCGTCCGGGTATTTATCCCGTGCGTGGTCGACCGAGGCAGCGTCCCGATCCACTCCGGTGACGAGGCCCCATCCGTTGGTTTGGAGGAAATGCGCCGTGCCGCCGCGTCCGCAACCCGCGTCGAGAATCCGCCGTCGGGGACTTTTCGGCCAGTCCGCCAGAGCCATTTCGATGGCGGTTTCTTCTCCCGCGTGGGCGTAGTCCGCGCCGCGCAGGGCGGACAGGAGGCGCTTGCCTTCCGGCGTATTCATTCGATGTTCCCCGGACATGGCTTTCTTTTCTAGGAGATCATCGGGGAGGCAAGCCCGGCGCGAGGAGCGTTGTGTCTCACCTTTGTGTGACAGTGTGACACGAAAATGAGTCATTATGGCGCAATTTGGCGCTTCTGAATAACTTGTGAATTTCTGTAACATATTACTCGAGAGTGGGATGTGTGAAATGCGTTTTCTTGGAACGATCCGTGCTCAAAGGTAGGCATGTCTAAGATTTTGGGTATTGATCTGGGCACCACGAACTCCTGTATGTCCGTCATGGAGGGTGGAGAGCCCGTTGTATTGGAAAATTCGGAAGGTGCGCGCACGACGCCTTCCGTCGTCGCTTTCACAAAAAGCGGTGAGCGTATCGTCGGTCAGGCTGCCAAGCGGCAGGCGGTGACGAATCCGCAGAATACGGTTTTCTCGGTCAAGCGCTTCATGGGACGCAAGTTCGCGGAAGTGCGCGATGAACTCAGC comes from Terrimicrobium sacchariphilum and encodes:
- a CDS encoding class I SAM-dependent methyltransferase encodes the protein MNTPEGKRLLSALRGADYAHAGEETAIEMALADWPKSPRRRILDAGCGRGGTAHFLQTNGWGLVTGVDRDAASVDHARDKYPDGTFATADLTDAQSLPDGPFDGITMFNVLYAISDQAAALKALRTVAAPGAQLMIFDYTGTSGYEKAVASLHPEFGLWHPPVMAKMSATLQASGWNLVTTHSLNREYERWYADLVSRFTTRQAALASVADEAMIAYARGFYANLLHLLREGALGGAIFHAEAA